A genomic segment from Streptomyces antibioticus encodes:
- a CDS encoding A/G-specific adenine glycosylase has translation MTAPTKPPHSSPADDVSGADLHAPVIDWFDDHARDLPWRHPEAGAWGVMVSEFMLQQTPVSRVLPVYEQWLARWPRPADLAADAPGEAVRAWGRLGYPRRALRLHGAAVAITERHGGDVPSDHGQLLALPGIGEYTAAAVASFAYGQRHAVLDTNVRRVFARAVTGVQYPPNATTAAERRLARALLPEDEGTAARWAAASMELGALVCTAKNETCVRCPIAGQCAWRLAGKPEHDGPPRRGQTYAGTDRQVRGKLLAVLREAHAPVPQEALDRVWHEPVQRARALDGLVADGLVEPLPGGTYRLPLT, from the coding sequence ATGACTGCTCCCACGAAGCCCCCGCACAGCAGCCCCGCCGACGACGTCTCCGGAGCGGATCTGCACGCCCCCGTCATCGACTGGTTCGACGACCACGCCCGTGACCTGCCCTGGCGGCACCCGGAGGCGGGCGCGTGGGGCGTGATGGTCAGCGAGTTCATGCTCCAGCAGACCCCGGTCAGCCGGGTCCTGCCGGTCTACGAGCAGTGGCTCGCCCGCTGGCCCCGCCCCGCCGACCTGGCCGCGGACGCCCCCGGTGAGGCCGTCCGCGCGTGGGGACGGCTCGGCTACCCCCGGCGCGCCCTGCGGCTGCACGGCGCCGCGGTGGCCATAACGGAGCGGCACGGCGGCGACGTGCCGTCGGACCACGGCCAGCTCCTGGCGCTGCCCGGCATCGGCGAGTACACGGCGGCGGCCGTCGCCTCCTTCGCCTACGGGCAGCGGCACGCCGTACTGGACACCAACGTCCGCCGGGTCTTCGCGCGGGCCGTCACGGGCGTGCAGTACCCGCCCAACGCCACCACGGCCGCCGAGCGCAGGCTGGCCCGCGCCCTGCTCCCCGAGGACGAGGGGACCGCCGCGCGCTGGGCCGCCGCCTCCATGGAGCTGGGCGCGCTGGTGTGCACCGCGAAGAACGAGACGTGCGTGCGCTGCCCCATCGCCGGGCAGTGCGCCTGGCGGCTCGCGGGCAAGCCGGAGCACGACGGCCCGCCGCGCCGGGGCCAGACGTACGCCGGTACCGACCGGCAGGTGCGCGGCAAGCTGCTCGCCGTCCTCAGGGAGGCGCACGCGCCCGTGCCGCAGGAAGCCCTGGACCGGGTGTGGCACGAGCCGGTGCAGCGCGCCCGCGCCCTGGACGGCCTGGTCGCCGACGGTCTGGTGGAGCCGCTGCCGGGCGGGACGTACCGCCTGCCGCTGACCTGA
- a CDS encoding sugar phosphate isomerase/epimerase family protein, with product MAEPVVRIPDAKVALSTASVYPESTATAFEIAARLGYDGVEVMVWNDPVSQDIDALRRLSDHHRVPILAVHAPCLLITQRVWSTDPWTKLQRARAAAEKLGATTVVVHPPFRWQRQYARDFVRGIWRMADETDVRFAVENMYPWRYRDREMLAYAPDWDVTKDDYRHFTIDLSHASTARTDAMQMIDRMGDRLGHVHLADGNGSAKDEHLVPGRGSQPCAELLERLALSGFDGHVVIEVNTRRAMSSAEREADLAEALAFTRLHLASATKVPRS from the coding sequence ATGGCAGAGCCAGTCGTGCGGATCCCGGATGCGAAGGTCGCCCTGTCGACGGCCTCCGTGTACCCGGAGTCGACGGCGACGGCCTTCGAGATCGCCGCGCGCCTCGGCTACGACGGCGTCGAGGTCATGGTGTGGAACGACCCCGTCAGCCAGGACATCGACGCGCTGCGCCGGCTGAGCGACCACCACCGCGTCCCGATCCTCGCCGTGCACGCCCCGTGCCTGCTCATCACGCAGCGCGTGTGGTCCACCGACCCCTGGACCAAGCTCCAGCGGGCCCGCGCGGCCGCCGAGAAGCTCGGGGCGACCACGGTCGTCGTCCACCCGCCGTTCCGCTGGCAGCGCCAGTACGCGCGTGACTTCGTGCGCGGCATCTGGCGGATGGCGGACGAGACGGACGTACGGTTCGCCGTCGAGAACATGTACCCGTGGCGCTACCGCGACCGCGAGATGCTCGCGTACGCCCCCGACTGGGACGTCACCAAGGACGACTACCGGCACTTCACGATCGACCTCAGCCACGCGTCGACGGCCCGCACGGACGCCATGCAGATGATCGACCGCATGGGGGACCGGCTCGGCCATGTCCACCTAGCCGACGGAAACGGCTCCGCCAAGGACGAGCACCTGGTCCCGGGGCGGGGCAGCCAGCCCTGCGCCGAGCTGCTGGAACGGCTCGCGCTGAGCGGCTTCGACGGCCATGTCGTGATCGAGGTCAACACCCGGCGGGCCATGTCGAGCGCCGAGCGCGAGGCCGACCTCGCGGAGGCCCTCGCCTTCACCCGCCTGCACCTCGCGTCGGCGACGAAGGTGCCCCGCTCGTGA
- the ilvD gene encoding dihydroxy-acid dehydratase translates to MPELRSRTVTHGRNMAGARALMRASGVPGADIGRKPIIAVANSFTEFVPGHTHLQPVGRIVSEAIREAGGIPREFNTIAVDDGIAMGHGGMLYSLPSRDLIADSVEYMVEAHCADALICISNCDKITPGMLNAALRLNIPTVFVSGGPMESGRATLVDGTVRTLDLVDAISDAVNDKISDEDILRIEENACPTCGSCSGMFTANSMNCLTEAIGLSLPGNGSVLATHTARKRLYVDAARTVMDITRRYYEQDDETVLPRSVASFAAFENAMALDIAMGGSTNTILHLLAAAQEAGVPFGLEQIDAVSRRVPCLAKVAPNVAKDRTYYMEDVHRAGGIPALLGELHRAGLLNEDVYSVHSPSLADWLKTWDVRGGSPSAEAVELWHAAPGCVRSAEAFSQSERWEALDEDAEGGCIRSAEHAYSKDGGLAVLRGNLAVDGCVVKTAGVDESIWTFEGPAVVCESQEEAVEKILNKQVTHGDVVVIRYEGPKGGPGMQEMLYPTSFLKGRGLGKTCALITDGRFSGGTSGLSIGHASPEAASGGTIALVEDGDRIRIDIPNRSIELLVDDAELARREESLNGTYAPSNRQRKVSAALRAYAAMATSADKGAVRDVSKLG, encoded by the coding sequence ATGCCCGAGCTGAGGTCCCGCACAGTCACCCACGGCCGCAATATGGCGGGCGCCCGCGCCCTTATGCGCGCCTCCGGTGTACCCGGTGCGGACATCGGCCGGAAGCCGATCATCGCGGTGGCCAACAGCTTCACCGAGTTCGTGCCCGGCCACACCCATCTCCAGCCCGTCGGACGGATCGTCAGCGAGGCGATCCGCGAGGCCGGCGGCATCCCGCGCGAGTTCAACACGATCGCCGTCGACGACGGCATCGCGATGGGCCACGGCGGCATGCTCTACTCCCTGCCCTCCCGCGACCTGATCGCGGACAGCGTGGAGTACATGGTCGAGGCCCACTGCGCCGACGCCCTGATCTGCATCTCCAACTGCGACAAGATCACCCCGGGCATGCTGAACGCCGCGCTGCGGCTGAACATCCCGACGGTCTTCGTCTCCGGCGGCCCGATGGAGTCCGGCCGCGCCACGCTGGTCGACGGCACGGTCCGCACGCTCGACCTGGTCGACGCGATCTCCGACGCCGTGAACGACAAGATCTCGGACGAGGACATCCTCCGTATCGAGGAGAACGCCTGTCCGACCTGCGGCTCCTGTTCCGGCATGTTCACCGCCAACTCGATGAACTGCCTGACCGAGGCCATCGGCCTCTCCCTCCCCGGCAACGGCTCGGTGCTGGCCACCCACACGGCGCGAAAACGCCTCTACGTCGACGCCGCCCGCACGGTCATGGACATCACCCGGCGCTACTACGAGCAGGACGACGAGACCGTCCTGCCGCGCTCCGTCGCCTCCTTCGCGGCCTTCGAGAACGCCATGGCGCTCGACATCGCGATGGGCGGCTCCACCAACACGATCCTGCACCTGCTCGCCGCCGCCCAGGAGGCGGGCGTGCCCTTCGGCCTGGAGCAGATCGACGCCGTCTCCCGGCGCGTGCCCTGCCTGGCGAAGGTCGCCCCCAACGTGGCCAAGGACCGCACGTACTACATGGAGGACGTGCACCGCGCCGGCGGCATCCCCGCCCTGCTCGGCGAGCTGCACCGCGCGGGCCTGCTCAACGAGGACGTGTACTCCGTCCACAGCCCGTCCCTCGCGGACTGGCTGAAGACGTGGGACGTCCGCGGCGGCTCCCCGTCCGCCGAGGCCGTGGAGCTGTGGCACGCGGCCCCGGGCTGCGTCCGCTCCGCCGAGGCGTTCTCCCAGTCCGAGCGCTGGGAGGCGCTGGACGAGGACGCCGAGGGCGGCTGCATCCGCTCCGCCGAGCACGCCTACTCCAAGGACGGCGGCCTCGCGGTCCTGCGCGGCAACCTCGCCGTCGACGGCTGCGTGGTCAAGACGGCCGGCGTGGACGAGTCGATCTGGACCTTCGAGGGCCCGGCGGTCGTCTGCGAGTCGCAGGAGGAGGCCGTCGAGAAGATCCTCAACAAGCAGGTCACGCACGGCGATGTCGTCGTCATCCGCTACGAGGGCCCCAAGGGCGGCCCCGGTATGCAGGAGATGCTGTACCCGACGTCGTTCCTGAAGGGCCGCGGCCTCGGCAAGACCTGTGCCCTGATCACCGACGGCCGCTTCTCCGGCGGCACCTCCGGACTGTCGATCGGCCACGCCTCCCCCGAGGCGGCCTCCGGCGGCACGATCGCCCTCGTCGAGGACGGCGACCGCATCCGCATCGACATCCCGAACCGCTCGATCGAGTTGCTCGTCGACGACGCGGAACTCGCGCGCCGCGAGGAGTCGTTGAACGGGACGTACGCCCCGTCGAACCGTCAGCGCAAGGTCTCCGCCGCCCTGCGCGCCTACGCCGCGATGGCGACCAGCGCGGACAAGGGCGCCGTGCGGGACGTGTCGAAGCTGGGCTGA
- the radA gene encoding DNA repair protein RadA, translating into MAARTKSTKDRPSYRCTECGWQTAKWLGRCPECQAWGTIEEYGTPAVRTTAPGRVTTSAVPIGQVDGRTATARGTGVPELDRVLGGGLVPGAVVLLAGEPGVGKSTLLLDVAAKSASDEHRTLYVTGEESASQVRLRADRIGAIDDHLYLAAETDLSAVLGHLDAVKPSLLILDSVQTVASPEIDGAPGGMAQVREVAGALIRASKERGMSTLLVGHVTKDGAIAGPRLLEHLVDVVLHFEGDRHARLRLVRGVKNRYGATDEVGCFELHDEGITGLTDPSGLFLTRRDEPVPGTCLTVTLEGRRPLVAEVQALTVDSQIPSPRRTTSGLETSRVSMMLAVLEQRGRISALGKRDIYSATVGGVRLSEPAADLAIALALASAASDTPLPKNLVAIGEVGLAGEVRRVTGVQRRLSEAHRLGFTHALVPSDPGKVPAGMKVLEVADIGDALRVLPRSRRRDAPREAEDRR; encoded by the coding sequence ATGGCTGCCCGTACGAAATCCACGAAGGACCGTCCGTCCTACCGCTGCACGGAATGCGGCTGGCAGACGGCCAAGTGGCTCGGCCGCTGCCCCGAGTGCCAGGCGTGGGGCACGATCGAGGAGTACGGCACGCCCGCGGTCCGTACGACGGCGCCCGGCCGTGTCACCACCTCCGCCGTCCCCATCGGGCAGGTCGACGGCCGGACGGCCACTGCCCGCGGCACCGGCGTGCCCGAGCTGGACCGTGTCCTGGGCGGCGGCCTGGTGCCGGGCGCGGTCGTGCTGCTGGCCGGCGAGCCCGGCGTCGGCAAGTCGACGCTCCTGCTGGACGTGGCGGCGAAGTCGGCGAGCGACGAACACCGCACCCTCTATGTCACCGGCGAGGAGTCGGCGAGCCAGGTCCGGCTGCGCGCCGACCGCATCGGCGCCATCGACGACCACCTCTATCTCGCGGCCGAGACCGACCTGTCGGCCGTCCTCGGGCACCTGGACGCCGTGAAGCCGTCCCTGCTCATCCTGGACTCCGTGCAGACGGTGGCCTCGCCCGAGATCGACGGCGCCCCCGGCGGCATGGCACAGGTCCGCGAGGTCGCCGGCGCCCTGATCCGCGCCTCCAAGGAGCGGGGCATGTCCACCCTCCTGGTGGGCCATGTCACCAAGGACGGCGCGATCGCCGGACCCCGCCTCCTCGAACACCTGGTGGACGTCGTCCTGCACTTCGAGGGCGACCGCCACGCGCGTCTGCGTCTCGTGCGCGGCGTGAAGAACCGCTACGGCGCGACCGACGAGGTCGGCTGCTTCGAACTGCACGACGAGGGCATCACGGGCCTGACCGACCCGAGCGGACTTTTCCTGACCAGACGTGACGAACCGGTCCCGGGCACCTGTCTGACGGTCACCCTGGAGGGCCGGCGTCCGCTGGTCGCCGAGGTCCAGGCGCTCACCGTCGACTCGCAGATCCCGTCCCCGCGCCGCACGACCTCCGGTCTGGAGACGTCCCGGGTGTCGATGATGCTGGCCGTCCTGGAGCAGCGCGGCCGTATCAGCGCGCTCGGCAAGCGGGACATCTACTCGGCGACGGTCGGCGGAGTGCGGCTCTCGGAGCCCGCCGCGGACCTCGCGATCGCCCTCGCCCTGGCCTCCGCCGCCAGTGACACCCCGCTGCCCAAGAACCTCGTCGCGATCGGCGAAGTCGGCCTCGCGGGCGAGGTCAGACGGGTCACGGGCGTCCAGCGCAGGCTCTCCGAGGCCCACCGTCTGGGCTTCACGCACGCACTCGTGCCGAGCGACCCCGGCAAGGTCCCGGCCGGGATGAAGGTGCTGGAAGTCGCGGACATAGGAGACGCCCTGCGGGTCCTGCCGCGCTCGCGTCGCCGAGACGCCCCACGGGAGGCGGAGGACCGCCGGTAG
- a CDS encoding TetR/AcrR family transcriptional regulator, whose product MTDADAGAGAGAGAGSGTGADRPAARRRGRPPRAESAETRDRILAAAREQFSERGYDKTSVRGIAKAAGVDSALVHHYFGTKDLIFEAAVEGVVGTVLDTPGALAEGPLEGVGEQMARFFFGVWENPATRAPLLAIVRSAVNNDAAAAVFRRLVAAQVLRRIAARVDLPDAELRAELAAAQLIGCVMLRYVIKVEPLASANVESIIERLAPVVQGHLTNP is encoded by the coding sequence GTGACGGACGCGGACGCGGGCGCGGGTGCCGGTGCGGGCGCAGGCAGTGGCACCGGTGCCGACCGCCCCGCCGCCCGTCGCCGCGGCCGCCCCCCGCGGGCCGAGTCGGCCGAGACCCGGGACCGGATCCTCGCCGCCGCGCGCGAGCAGTTCTCCGAACGCGGGTACGACAAGACGTCCGTACGCGGGATCGCGAAGGCCGCCGGCGTGGACTCGGCGCTCGTGCACCACTACTTCGGCACCAAGGACCTGATCTTCGAGGCGGCCGTCGAGGGCGTCGTCGGAACCGTCCTCGACACCCCGGGCGCCCTCGCGGAGGGCCCGCTGGAGGGCGTGGGGGAGCAGATGGCCCGCTTCTTCTTCGGCGTCTGGGAGAACCCCGCCACGCGCGCGCCCCTGCTGGCGATCGTCCGCTCGGCCGTGAACAACGACGCCGCGGCGGCCGTCTTCCGCCGTCTCGTCGCCGCCCAGGTGCTGCGCCGGATCGCCGCCCGGGTCGACCTGCCCGACGCCGAGCTGCGCGCCGAGCTGGCGGCCGCGCAGCTCATCGGGTGCGTGATGCTGCGCTACGTGATCAAGGTGGAGCCGCTGGCGTCGGCGAACGTCGAGTCGATCATCGAGCGGCTGGCCCCGGTGGTCCAGGGACACCTCACGAACCCCTGA
- a CDS encoding BACON domain-containing protein, translated as MSSSPETSTRTTGAHRAHREARDRGAARALARRPPARYEPYLDGLFTYCLSVLCDHDAATAALSDVLALAERRGQRVPDAAGDRRAWLYALARWACLRKLTEAKQKRQSTHAATRATVPAEPAVPDDVQQRRRRELSLLAWPEAAGTTPEQREALELAVRHHLAAHEIAAVLGKDHAAARELLATAACEVERTRAALAVVEAGGCPGVARLTGEHQLVLSATLRRELVRHVDDCPRCRRTAERAVPGRWPGAGITPAELPVLEAPRAELHRALAHLPRARGAALPRYDRRGFPMDPKDRAARRDRLRARAVTTTVVATVVAAPVLALWAAYRGTPTGEGADGHAATAGEARGPGGLDGDPAGGYENAGNASTRPGSGFSKGDGPDVSVEVVSVTGLGTKSGGLLGVTAATSGDTTLITLTASKDAEEPIRWSVTTGARWLYPSRSSGTLKPGESVTVKVHVDQLREPTGAWHARVAVAPAGVVVSIDGYGTASGPSDPGTGPGPGPGGPPASSPDPDPDPTPTDPGSPEPTPSDPPPTTDPEPTPSDPPSTDPGSSPPPTGDGDPGPATS; from the coding sequence ATGAGCAGCAGTCCGGAGACCTCGACCCGCACGACCGGCGCACACCGGGCGCACCGGGAGGCGCGCGACCGCGGCGCGGCGCGCGCTCTGGCGCGACGCCCGCCCGCGCGCTACGAGCCGTACCTCGACGGGCTGTTCACCTACTGCCTGTCCGTGCTGTGCGACCACGACGCGGCCACCGCCGCCCTGAGCGACGTCCTCGCGCTCGCCGAGCGGCGCGGCCAGCGCGTCCCGGACGCCGCCGGCGACCGCAGGGCCTGGCTGTACGCGCTGGCCCGCTGGGCGTGCCTGCGCAAGCTGACCGAGGCCAAGCAGAAACGTCAGAGCACGCACGCGGCGACCCGCGCCACCGTCCCGGCCGAGCCCGCCGTACCGGACGACGTCCAGCAGCGGCGGCGGCGTGAACTCTCCCTGCTGGCCTGGCCGGAGGCCGCCGGCACCACCCCGGAGCAGCGCGAGGCGCTCGAACTCGCCGTCCGCCACCACCTCGCCGCCCACGAGATCGCCGCCGTCCTCGGCAAGGACCACGCGGCGGCCCGCGAACTGCTCGCCACCGCCGCCTGCGAGGTCGAGCGCACGCGCGCGGCCCTCGCCGTCGTCGAGGCCGGCGGCTGCCCCGGAGTCGCCCGGCTCACCGGCGAGCACCAGCTCGTCCTCAGCGCCACCCTGCGCCGCGAACTCGTCCGGCACGTCGACGACTGCCCCCGCTGCCGCAGGACCGCCGAGCGCGCCGTCCCCGGCCGCTGGCCCGGCGCCGGGATCACCCCCGCCGAACTGCCCGTCCTGGAGGCGCCCCGCGCGGAGCTGCACCGGGCCCTGGCACACCTCCCGCGCGCGCGGGGCGCGGCCCTCCCGCGCTACGACCGGCGCGGCTTCCCCATGGACCCCAAGGACCGCGCCGCCCGCCGCGACCGGCTCCGCGCGCGTGCCGTCACGACCACCGTGGTCGCCACCGTCGTCGCCGCGCCCGTGCTCGCGCTGTGGGCGGCCTACCGGGGCACCCCGACCGGCGAGGGCGCCGACGGCCACGCCGCCACCGCGGGCGAGGCACGCGGGCCCGGCGGCCTCGACGGCGATCCGGCCGGCGGCTACGAGAACGCCGGGAACGCCAGCACCCGCCCCGGCAGCGGCTTCTCGAAGGGCGACGGTCCCGACGTCTCCGTGGAGGTCGTCAGCGTCACCGGACTCGGCACCAAGAGCGGCGGCCTGCTCGGCGTGACGGCGGCCACCAGCGGCGACACCACCTTGATCACCCTCACCGCGTCGAAGGACGCCGAGGAACCGATTCGCTGGTCCGTCACCACGGGCGCCCGCTGGCTCTATCCGAGCCGTTCCAGCGGCACCCTGAAGCCCGGCGAGTCGGTGACGGTCAAGGTCCATGTCGACCAACTGCGCGAGCCCACCGGCGCCTGGCACGCGCGCGTGGCGGTCGCCCCGGCCGGCGTGGTCGTCTCGATCGACGGCTACGGCACCGCGTCCGGCCCCTCCGACCCCGGCACCGGACCCGGTCCCGGCCCCGGCGGCCCGCCCGCGTCCTCCCCGGACCCGGACCCCGACCCGACGCCCACCGACCCGGGCTCCCCGGAGCCCACCCCCAGCGACCCGCCGCCCACGACCGACCCGGAGCCCACCCCCTCCGACCCGCCGTCGACCGACCCGGGCTCGTCCCCGCCGCCGACCGGCGACGGCGACCCGGGCCCGGCGACCTCATAA
- a CDS encoding Ppx/GppA phosphatase family protein encodes MRLGVLDVGSNTVHLLVVDAHPGACPLPAHSHKAELRLAQLLDPDGAIGPDGVDRLVGVVHEALQAAEDKGVEDLLPFATSAVREATNADDVLARVHAETGVRLQVLSGAEEARLTFLAARRWFGWSAGKLLVLDIGGGSLEIAYGMDEEPDAAVSLPLGAGRLTAGWLPGDPPDPEDIRALRRHARAQIARTVGEFSRFGAPDHVVATSKTFRQLARIAGAARSTEGLRVQRELKRESLEAWVPRLAGMTTAQRAELPGVSEGRANQLLAGALVAEGAMDLFGVEKVEICPWALREGVILRRLDHMESERIGQGA; translated from the coding sequence ATGAGACTCGGTGTCCTCGACGTGGGATCGAACACGGTGCATCTGCTGGTCGTCGATGCGCACCCCGGCGCGTGCCCGCTGCCCGCGCACTCGCACAAGGCCGAGCTGCGCCTCGCCCAACTCCTCGACCCCGACGGCGCGATCGGCCCCGACGGCGTCGACCGGCTGGTCGGTGTCGTGCACGAGGCGCTCCAGGCCGCCGAGGACAAGGGTGTCGAGGATCTGCTGCCGTTCGCCACCTCCGCCGTGCGCGAGGCCACCAACGCCGACGACGTCCTCGCGCGCGTGCACGCCGAGACAGGGGTGCGGCTCCAGGTCCTCAGCGGTGCCGAGGAGGCCCGCCTCACCTTCCTCGCGGCCCGCCGCTGGTTCGGCTGGTCGGCCGGGAAACTGCTGGTCCTGGACATCGGCGGCGGCTCCCTGGAGATCGCGTACGGCATGGACGAGGAGCCCGACGCCGCCGTGTCGCTGCCCCTGGGCGCCGGCCGGCTCACCGCGGGCTGGCTGCCCGGCGATCCGCCCGACCCCGAGGACATAAGGGCGCTACGACGGCACGCACGCGCGCAGATCGCCCGTACGGTGGGCGAGTTCAGCCGCTTCGGCGCCCCGGATCATGTCGTCGCCACTTCGAAGACCTTCCGGCAGCTCGCCCGGATCGCCGGTGCCGCCCGCTCCACCGAGGGCCTCCGCGTCCAGCGTGAGCTGAAGCGCGAGTCCCTGGAGGCATGGGTGCCGCGGCTGGCCGGTATGACGACCGCGCAGCGCGCCGAACTGCCCGGCGTCTCCGAGGGCCGCGCCAACCAGCTCCTGGCCGGCGCCCTGGTCGCCGAGGGTGCGATGGACCTGTTCGGCGTCGAGAAGGTCGAGATCTGCCCGTGGGCGCTGCGCGAGGGCGTGATCCTGCGGCGCCTCGACCACATGGAGTCGGAGCGGATCGGCCAGGGAGCGTAA
- the disA gene encoding DNA integrity scanning diadenylate cyclase DisA translates to MAANDRAAAPGKSGGSSGAEALMRAALSAVAPGTALRDGLERVLRGNTGGLIVLGSDKTVETMCTGGFDLDVEFTATRLRELCKLDGGIVVSSDLSKILRAGVQLVPDPTIPTEETGTRHRTADRVSKQVAYPVVSVSQSMRLIALYVDGQRRVLEDSAAILSRANQALATLERYKLRLDEVAGTLSALEIEDLVTVRDVSAVAQRLEMVRRIATEIAEYVVELGTDGRLLALQLDELIAGLEPERELVVRDYVPEPTAKRSRTVDEALFELDALSHAELLELSTVARALGYTGSPEALDTAVSPRGFRLLAKVPRLPGAIIDRLVEHFGGLQKLLAASVDDLQTVDGVGEARARSVREGLSRLAESSILERYV, encoded by the coding sequence GTGGCAGCCAACGACCGGGCGGCAGCTCCCGGAAAGTCCGGCGGGAGTTCCGGTGCCGAGGCCCTGATGCGCGCCGCGCTGAGCGCGGTGGCTCCGGGTACGGCCCTGCGCGACGGCCTCGAGCGGGTTCTGCGCGGCAACACCGGCGGGCTCATCGTGCTCGGCTCCGACAAGACCGTCGAGACGATGTGCACGGGCGGCTTCGACCTGGACGTCGAGTTCACGGCCACGCGTCTGCGCGAGCTGTGCAAGCTCGACGGCGGCATCGTCGTCTCCTCCGACCTGTCGAAGATCCTGCGGGCCGGCGTCCAACTCGTCCCGGACCCGACGATCCCCACGGAGGAGACCGGCACCCGGCACCGCACCGCGGACCGCGTGTCCAAGCAGGTCGCCTACCCGGTCGTCTCGGTCTCCCAGTCGATGCGCCTGATCGCCCTGTACGTCGACGGCCAGCGCCGCGTCCTGGAGGACTCGGCGGCGATCCTGTCCCGCGCGAACCAGGCCCTGGCGACCCTGGAGCGCTACAAGCTCCGCCTGGACGAGGTCGCGGGAACGTTGTCAGCGCTGGAGATCGAGGACCTGGTGACGGTCCGGGACGTCTCCGCGGTCGCGCAGCGGCTGGAGATGGTCCGCCGTATCGCCACCGAGATCGCCGAGTACGTGGTCGAACTGGGCACGGACGGGCGGCTGCTCGCCCTCCAGCTCGACGAGCTGATCGCGGGCCTGGAGCCCGAGCGCGAGCTGGTCGTGCGGGACTACGTCCCCGAGCCGACCGCCAAGCGCTCCCGCACGGTCGACGAGGCGCTGTTCGAACTGGACGCGCTCAGCCACGCCGAGCTGCTCGAACTGTCCACGGTGGCCCGCGCGTTGGGCTACACCGGTTCCCCCGAGGCGCTCGACACCGCGGTGTCGCCGCGCGGCTTCCGCCTGCTGGCGAAGGTGCCGAGGCTGCCGGGCGCCATCATCGACCGCCTGGTGGAGCACTTCGGCGGCCTCCAGAAGCTGCTCGCCGCCAGCGTCGACGACCTCCAGACGGTGGACGGCGTCGGCGAGGCCCGGGCGCGCAGCGTCCGCGAGGGGCTGTCGCGGCTGGCGGAGTCCTCGATCCTGGAGCGGTACGTCTAG